In Herpetosiphon gulosus, one genomic interval encodes:
- a CDS encoding proline racemase family protein, giving the protein MRLAIVDSHTAGEPTRIVIAGGPDLGGGSVAQQRDVLTRHHDWLRSAVVNEPRGSDVLVGAILCPPSDQRCCTGVIFFNNVGYLGMCGHGTIGLVATLAHLGKIEVGEHLIETPVGIVSATLHADGQATIENVPSYRYRANVPVDLPNHGRINGDIAWGGNWFFLVNDHDQDLQLTNVEQLTTFSWQIRQALEAAGITGANNGLIDHIELFGTAAEGANSRSFVLCPGKAYDRSPCGTGTSAKLACLAADGKLAPNTPWVQESIIGSRFQAEYRQHEQAIIAKITGSAFVTLEGQLILHEADPFRWGIQ; this is encoded by the coding sequence ATGCGCCTTGCTATTGTCGATTCGCATACTGCTGGCGAACCAACCCGCATCGTGATTGCTGGTGGCCCCGATCTTGGCGGCGGAAGCGTTGCCCAACAACGCGACGTACTCACCCGACACCACGATTGGCTGCGCTCAGCGGTCGTCAACGAACCACGCGGCTCGGATGTGTTGGTTGGGGCGATCTTGTGTCCACCTAGCGATCAACGTTGTTGTACTGGGGTAATTTTCTTTAATAATGTTGGCTATTTAGGCATGTGCGGCCATGGCACCATCGGCTTGGTAGCAACCCTCGCCCATCTTGGCAAAATTGAGGTTGGCGAACACTTGATCGAAACGCCCGTTGGGATTGTGAGTGCCACCTTGCACGCCGACGGCCAAGCAACGATCGAAAATGTGCCAAGCTATCGTTATCGCGCCAATGTTCCTGTCGATCTGCCAAATCATGGGCGGATTAATGGCGATATTGCTTGGGGCGGCAATTGGTTTTTCTTGGTCAACGATCATGACCAAGATTTACAATTGACCAATGTGGAGCAACTAACCACATTTAGTTGGCAGATTCGCCAAGCGCTCGAAGCAGCAGGCATCACTGGCGCAAATAATGGGCTGATTGATCATATTGAATTATTTGGGACAGCCGCCGAGGGAGCCAACAGCCGTAGTTTTGTGCTTTGCCCAGGCAAGGCCTACGACCGTTCGCCCTGTGGCACGGGCACAAGCGCCAAATTAGCCTGCCTCGCTGCCGATGGTAAGCTAGCTCCTAATACGCCTTGGGTCCAAGAAAGCATCATCGGCAGTCGTTTTCAAGCCGAATATCGCCAACACGAACAGGCGATTATTGCCAAAATTACGGGTTCGGCCTTTGTCACGCTCGAAGGCCAGTTGATTTTGCACGAAGCTGATCCATTTCGCTGGGGTATTCAATGA
- a CDS encoding AraC family transcriptional regulator — protein sequence MALFDLLPDVVFFCKDHSGRYQMVNETLRVRCGCCSKQELIGRLPEEVFPLDLGASYASQDQQVIRSGVALNHRLEVHIYPDLRVGWCVTHKRPLRDRNGVVTGLVGISRDLRSPNRNAPTWRRVASSVEYLTEYFGEVRSIQQLATIAQLSLSQYERAIQQIFELTPKQLLIKTRIDASIKLLAGNSSIAAIAASCGYADHSAFSRQFRQITGLNPRQYRQLLGRDA from the coding sequence ATGGCGTTATTTGATCTTTTGCCTGATGTGGTGTTTTTCTGCAAGGATCATTCGGGGCGTTATCAGATGGTCAATGAAACGCTGCGAGTGCGCTGTGGTTGTTGTAGCAAGCAGGAATTAATTGGGCGTTTGCCCGAGGAAGTGTTTCCGTTGGATCTGGGGGCCAGCTATGCCAGCCAAGATCAGCAAGTGATTCGCTCTGGGGTTGCGCTGAATCATCGCTTAGAAGTGCATATTTACCCCGATTTACGTGTGGGTTGGTGTGTGACCCATAAACGTCCGTTGCGCGACCGTAACGGCGTTGTTACGGGCTTGGTTGGTATTTCGCGCGATTTGCGCAGCCCCAATCGCAATGCCCCAACGTGGCGGCGCGTAGCTAGCTCGGTGGAATATTTAACTGAATATTTTGGCGAAGTTCGCTCAATTCAACAATTGGCAACCATTGCCCAGCTTTCCCTGAGCCAATACGAACGGGCAATTCAACAGATTTTTGAATTAACTCCCAAGCAACTGCTGATTAAAACCCGAATTGATGCCAGTATCAAGCTGCTGGCGGGTAATAGCTCAATTGCAGCGATTGCAGCTAGCTGTGGTTATGCTGATCATAGTGCCTTTTCGCGCCAATTTCGGCAGATTACCGGCCTGAATCCCCGCCAATATCGCCAACTACTAGGCCGTGATGCTTGA
- a CDS encoding redoxin domain-containing protein, whose product MSDLKLFTHDYRPTLWHKLNQTQPIVAIFFRNLACTMCQGMLRVLEGYHDQFRQFQAQPVVLAKTNPASLAGFIQHFRPQFPMLSDPSGDVFRAYSNASEQLEFQGGILVLPPRSITAVFRFVPQGLEQQLPINELMECIKTLNYYRSSITA is encoded by the coding sequence ATGAGTGACTTGAAGTTGTTTACCCATGATTATCGGCCAACCTTGTGGCATAAATTGAACCAAACCCAGCCAATTGTAGCGATTTTCTTCCGCAATTTAGCCTGCACGATGTGTCAAGGAATGCTGCGTGTCCTCGAAGGCTATCACGATCAATTCCGCCAATTTCAGGCTCAACCAGTGGTTTTAGCCAAAACCAATCCCGCCAGTTTAGCAGGCTTTATCCAACATTTCCGTCCGCAATTTCCCATGCTCAGCGACCCCTCCGGCGATGTTTTTCGCGCTTATAGCAATGCCAGCGAACAACTCGAATTCCAAGGTGGAATTTTAGTCTTACCACCACGCTCAATCACCGCCGTCTTTCGCTTTGTGCCCCAAGGCCTTGAGCAACAATTGCCAATCAATGAGCTTATGGAGTGTATCAAAACTCTGAATTACTATCGTTCAAGCATCACGGCCTAG
- a CDS encoding sugar O-acetyltransferase yields MSKTEREKMLAGELYSAFDPELQALSLRSRRLSRQFHSIEPGQPEQSRALLREWFDQIGENVWIEPPFFCDYGAHIRLGNNVFFNANCVILDCNYITIGDNTMCGPAVQIYAASHPLIASERIKGPELGFPVTIGKNVWIGGGSIICPGVTIGDNTTIGAGSVVTKDIPANVFAAGNPCRVIRELADPSRSE; encoded by the coding sequence ATGAGCAAAACTGAACGTGAGAAAATGTTGGCAGGCGAATTATATTCAGCCTTTGATCCTGAATTACAAGCGCTTTCGCTGCGGAGCCGACGCTTAAGTCGCCAATTTCATTCAATCGAGCCGGGTCAGCCAGAGCAATCGCGAGCATTGCTGCGTGAGTGGTTTGACCAAATTGGCGAAAACGTTTGGATTGAGCCGCCATTTTTCTGTGATTACGGGGCGCATATTCGTTTGGGTAATAATGTCTTTTTCAACGCCAATTGTGTGATTCTCGATTGCAACTATATTACGATTGGTGACAACACGATGTGCGGCCCAGCGGTGCAAATTTATGCTGCCAGTCATCCGTTGATCGCCAGCGAACGCATCAAAGGGCCGGAATTAGGTTTTCCGGTGACGATTGGTAAAAATGTTTGGATCGGCGGCGGCTCAATCATCTGCCCAGGTGTGACGATTGGCGATAACACCACAATCGGCGCGGGCAGTGTGGTTACCAAAGATATTCCGGCGAATGTCTTTGCCGCAGGCAATCCATGTCGGGTTATCCGCGAATTGGCTGATCCTAGTCGTAGCGAATAG
- a CDS encoding FAD-dependent monooxygenase has protein sequence MQHKRRILIVGGGIAGLTLGYWLKHHGEQPTIIEQAAQRRDEGYGIDFSGSGWDVAQRMGILAELEGRQIQVESMLLKNSQGQTIVKQPLAPLREALPHPMLHLMRPELEAVLADALPSDLPVRYATTIVRLEQYAEYVEVRFNDGRVEQFDLVIGADGIHSQVRQMVFGPESQFAHPLGYTFATFKVPQLEAYGANATMLIEPQRQATIYPDRRGGFLMMLAYRIQQTQLPAPDQRKAMLQTEYRKAGWLVPQLIDSINQQSAFYCDVISQIRMPRWSQGRVALVADAAHCLTLISGQGAATAMGGAYVLAEELAKTADHQAAFQAYEQRMRPFVERKQAGARRVALTFVPRTWLGVQFSRLVVRAAFTPTLARSIGKRIGFDSVLALA, from the coding sequence ATGCAGCACAAACGCCGAATTTTGATTGTGGGTGGGGGGATTGCGGGCTTAACGCTTGGTTATTGGCTTAAGCATCATGGCGAGCAACCCACGATTATCGAGCAAGCAGCTCAACGTCGCGACGAGGGCTATGGCATCGATTTTAGTGGCAGTGGCTGGGATGTAGCCCAGCGCATGGGCATTTTGGCCGAACTCGAAGGCCGTCAAATTCAGGTCGAATCGATGCTGCTCAAAAATAGCCAAGGCCAAACGATCGTCAAACAACCCTTGGCTCCCTTGCGCGAAGCCTTGCCCCACCCAATGCTGCACCTGATGCGCCCTGAATTAGAGGCGGTTTTGGCTGATGCCTTGCCTAGCGATCTGCCAGTGCGCTATGCCACCACAATTGTGCGCTTAGAGCAGTATGCCGAGTATGTTGAGGTACGCTTCAACGATGGTCGGGTTGAGCAATTTGATTTGGTGATCGGCGCTGATGGCATTCATTCACAAGTCCGCCAAATGGTGTTTGGTCCCGAAAGCCAGTTTGCTCACCCCTTGGGCTATACCTTTGCGACCTTCAAAGTGCCCCAACTTGAAGCGTATGGCGCGAATGCCACGATGTTGATTGAGCCACAACGCCAAGCAACAATTTATCCCGATCGGCGTGGCGGTTTTTTGATGATGCTGGCCTATCGAATCCAGCAAACCCAATTGCCAGCCCCTGATCAACGCAAAGCCATGCTCCAAACTGAATATCGTAAGGCAGGCTGGCTCGTCCCCCAATTGATCGATTCGATTAATCAGCAAAGTGCTTTTTATTGCGATGTGATCAGCCAAATTCGCATGCCACGTTGGTCGCAAGGGCGGGTGGCCTTGGTGGCCGATGCTGCCCATTGTTTGACATTAATTTCGGGGCAAGGCGCAGCCACAGCCATGGGCGGAGCGTATGTGCTAGCCGAAGAATTAGCCAAAACTGCTGATCATCAGGCCGCTTTCCAAGCCTACGAGCAGCGCATGCGGCCTTTTGTCGAGCGCAAACAAGCAGGGGCACGGCGAGTTGCCTTAACCTTCGTGCCACGAACTTGGTTAGGTGTACAATTTAGCCGCTTGGTGGTACGAGCTGCCTTTACCCCAACTCTGGCCCGCTCAATTGGCAAACGGATTGGCTTTGATAGTGTTTTAGCGCTGGCTTAA
- a CDS encoding RNA polymerase sigma factor: protein MIIPYVHTTERETAVTQVISQWFDDHHDAMFRYLTRIVGQPEQAADLVQETFLRAIKVLDPTLLPAIPQAWLFRIASNLALDHLRRQRRWSWFMRSWQPETNNFDQHVETTQAIRGCLAKLKPQDAEVLLMVHYAGCSPAEVAKLNGEELGAIRKRLSRARDRFRHLYEEERGHEVS, encoded by the coding sequence ATGATTATTCCATATGTGCACACAACTGAACGTGAAACGGCAGTGACGCAAGTCATTAGCCAATGGTTTGATGACCATCACGATGCCATGTTTCGCTATTTGACGCGAATTGTGGGGCAGCCGGAACAAGCAGCCGATTTGGTACAAGAAACCTTCCTCCGCGCGATCAAGGTGCTTGATCCAACGCTCTTGCCCGCCATTCCCCAAGCTTGGCTCTTTCGGATCGCCAGCAACCTTGCATTAGATCATCTGCGTCGGCAGCGACGGTGGAGTTGGTTTATGCGCAGCTGGCAACCAGAAACCAACAATTTCGATCAGCATGTCGAAACAACTCAGGCAATTCGTGGCTGCTTAGCCAAACTCAAGCCGCAAGATGCTGAAGTACTGTTGATGGTGCACTACGCTGGCTGTAGCCCAGCCGAAGTCGCCAAATTGAATGGTGAAGAATTAGGCGCAATCCGCAAACGATTATCACGGGCCCGTGATCGTTTTCGGCATTTATACGAGGAGGAACGTGGCCATGAAGTGTCATGA
- a CDS encoding FAD-dependent oxidoreductase — translation MSSVIIVGGGIVGCAVALELTQAGWHVTLIERDCLGSGATAAGMGHIVVMDEGEAQLKLTLFGQQLWQALTTDHPQQHEYHACGTLWVATDVEEWALVAEKAAVYQQYQIACEILDETALYAHEPALRAGLVGGLLVPNDSVIYPPKSAVYLWQQAEKQGATLVYGEVSTIQANYVQLNDGRQLSAEAIVVANGQRCIELLPELPIRAKRGQLVITERYPALIKHQLVELSYIKNAHASSGASVAFNLQPRPNGQLLIGSSRQFDRTDRQIDQPLLSQMLRKAIDYVPALADVRCLRTWTGVRAASPDGLPLIGQHPERLGLWLNVGHEGLGITTALSSARLLADQMLQRQSQLEIQPYLPRNLQQEQPQ, via the coding sequence ATGAGCAGCGTGATCATCGTTGGCGGCGGAATTGTCGGCTGCGCGGTAGCCTTGGAGTTGACGCAAGCAGGCTGGCACGTCACGCTGATCGAACGCGATTGCCTTGGCAGTGGCGCGACCGCCGCTGGCATGGGCCATATTGTGGTGATGGATGAGGGTGAGGCTCAATTAAAGCTCACCTTATTTGGCCAGCAGCTTTGGCAAGCGCTCACCACCGACCACCCACAACAACACGAATATCATGCTTGTGGCACATTGTGGGTCGCCACCGATGTCGAAGAATGGGCTTTGGTGGCTGAAAAAGCAGCGGTTTATCAGCAATATCAGATTGCCTGCGAAATTCTGGATGAAACGGCGCTCTATGCCCATGAACCAGCGCTACGAGCAGGCTTGGTTGGTGGTTTACTGGTTCCCAACGATAGCGTGATTTATCCACCAAAAAGTGCTGTTTATTTGTGGCAACAGGCTGAAAAACAGGGAGCCACATTGGTTTATGGCGAAGTTAGCACGATTCAAGCCAATTATGTTCAATTAAATGATGGTCGCCAACTTAGCGCCGAGGCAATTGTGGTTGCTAATGGCCAGCGCTGCATCGAACTATTGCCCGAATTGCCAATTCGTGCCAAACGCGGCCAGTTGGTAATCACCGAGCGTTATCCTGCGCTAATCAAGCATCAATTGGTCGAATTGAGCTACATCAAAAATGCGCATGCCAGCAGCGGCGCTTCGGTGGCCTTCAATCTTCAGCCACGCCCCAACGGCCAACTGCTGATCGGCTCATCGCGCCAATTTGATCGCACCGATCGCCAGATCGATCAGCCATTGTTAAGCCAGATGTTACGCAAGGCGATCGACTATGTGCCAGCCCTCGCCGATGTGCGTTGTCTGCGCACATGGACTGGCGTGCGGGCGGCCTCGCCTGATGGTTTGCCGTTGATCGGCCAACACCCTGAGCGTTTAGGGCTATGGTTGAATGTTGGACACGAAGGCTTGGGCATAACCACCGCCTTGAGCAGCGCCCGTTTATTGGCCGACCAAATGCTTCAGCGCCAATCGCAGCTTGAGATCCAGCCCTATTTGCCGCGCAACTTGCAGCAGGAGCAGCCGCAATGA
- a CDS encoding NAD(P)-binding domain-containing protein, whose product MKIGIIGAGQIGGTLAEQLTALGHQVVIANSRGPASIRELAEAGGFQAVTVAEAARSGEIIIITIPQRAVLDLPKDLFAGVSQAVVVVDTGNYYPVRDGRIAAIEDGQIESVWVSEHLGRPVVKAFNNITAQSLREKGRPKDTSDRIALSVAGDLPQARATVLRLVDELGFDPVDAGSLADSWRQQPGTPAYIADLDVPRLQAALAAADQARIAEYRATANEQVRAFFEKPE is encoded by the coding sequence ATGAAGATCGGAATTATTGGGGCTGGTCAGATTGGCGGGACGCTGGCAGAACAGCTGACCGCACTTGGTCACCAAGTGGTAATTGCCAACTCACGCGGGCCAGCAAGTATTCGAGAGTTGGCCGAAGCAGGAGGTTTTCAGGCCGTGACGGTTGCGGAGGCAGCCCGCAGTGGCGAGATCATCATTATTACAATTCCCCAACGAGCAGTGCTAGATTTGCCCAAGGATCTCTTTGCTGGAGTCTCACAAGCTGTGGTAGTTGTCGATACTGGCAATTATTATCCTGTGCGTGATGGACGGATCGCCGCCATTGAGGATGGGCAAATTGAGAGTGTCTGGGTATCCGAGCATTTAGGCCGACCAGTGGTTAAGGCCTTTAATAATATTACCGCCCAAAGCTTGCGCGAAAAAGGTCGTCCCAAGGATACTTCAGACCGAATTGCGCTTTCGGTTGCTGGTGATTTGCCACAAGCACGCGCAACGGTGCTACGCCTTGTCGATGAGCTTGGGTTTGATCCAGTTGATGCTGGGAGCTTGGCCGATTCATGGCGACAGCAGCCAGGAACCCCAGCCTATATCGCCGACCTTGATGTGCCGCGCTTGCAGGCCGCGCTTGCCGCCGCCGACCAAGCACGGATTGCGGAATATCGCGCTACTGCCAATGAACAAGTGCGAGCCTTTTTCGAAAAACCAGAGTAA
- a CDS encoding chitinase C-terminal domain-containing protein yields the protein MNVAYRRTAKLRGAFSLTITLALLAGMLLTRGTPTQAAGNADCRPDGMAPTAGVDTPYCTIYDTAGREKMGNDHPRRIIGYFPSWRTGTNGQPAYLVNNIPWNKITHINYAFAHIQNSRISVGSNTATNPSIGMTWPGVAGAEMDPALPYKGHFNLLTQYKRQHPDVKTLISVGGWAETGGYFGDNGDRVSDGGFFSLTVNADNSVNTAGINTFADSVVGFLRGYNFNGVDIDYEYPTSMKDAGNPLDWSYSNSRRASLMKGYVALMKTLREKLDVAGAADGKYYMLTIAAPSSGYLLRGMETHQVNQYLDYVNVMSYDLHGAWNEYVGPNASLYDDGKDAELAAAGVYTTSQYGGIGYLNTDWSYHYFRGSMPAGRINIGVPYYTRGFKNVNGGTNGLWGTAVGSNCPIGLTKCGDGARGIDNIWHDTENGQEVGAGANPMWHAKNLEQGLAGSYISQFGLNPATDPEDRLTGTYVRNYSSSLVAPWLWNSQKRVFLSTEDEQSLGVKADYVVNKGLGGIMFWELSGDYDWHADRNNGQGEYFMGDTMTSLLYDKFRNAPAYGANKSNRTLPSNLLDIKVDFTNWPIGDNNYPISPKMVITNNSNVTIPGGATFEFDYGTSAPNNAKDQSGFGFTVTSSGHTGNNVGGLRGDFNHIQFKFPGWQSLAPGASVTIDFVYYLPMSTPSNWTVNFGGTTYGLVSDYPRGNNVVAPTPTVGNPTNTAVPPTSTPRPTNTPVGPTATPTRTPIATATNTPAPSATPTQPGTCTAPAWESNKVYLRGDLVSYNNHHWFAQWWTQNETPGNAQVWLDQGLCGGGNPTNTPVVPPTSTPRPTNTPVVPPTNTPVLPSATPTNTTGVQPWAAYVSYAAGAKVSYNGLTYTCLQPHTSLPGWEPSNVPALWRAN from the coding sequence ATGAATGTTGCGTACCGAAGGACGGCCAAGCTCCGAGGAGCATTTTCGCTAACGATCACCCTCGCGCTCCTAGCGGGCATGTTGCTAACACGCGGCACACCAACGCAAGCGGCAGGCAATGCAGACTGTCGGCCTGATGGGATGGCTCCAACCGCTGGAGTCGATACGCCCTACTGTACAATCTACGATACTGCTGGCCGCGAGAAAATGGGCAACGATCATCCCCGTCGGATCATCGGTTATTTTCCCAGTTGGCGGACTGGCACCAATGGTCAGCCAGCCTACCTTGTCAACAATATTCCTTGGAACAAAATCACCCACATCAACTACGCTTTTGCCCACATTCAAAATAGCCGCATCTCGGTGGGCAGCAACACCGCTACCAATCCTTCAATTGGCATGACTTGGCCAGGTGTGGCGGGCGCTGAAATGGACCCAGCCCTACCTTACAAAGGCCACTTTAATCTTTTGACTCAATACAAACGCCAACATCCTGATGTCAAAACCTTGATTTCGGTTGGCGGTTGGGCCGAAACTGGCGGCTATTTTGGCGATAACGGCGATCGGGTTAGTGATGGTGGCTTTTTCAGTCTAACCGTCAATGCCGATAATAGCGTCAATACTGCTGGCATCAATACCTTTGCCGATTCAGTCGTGGGCTTTTTACGCGGCTACAATTTCAACGGGGTCGATATTGACTATGAATATCCAACCTCGATGAAAGATGCTGGCAACCCGCTCGACTGGAGCTATTCAAATTCACGCCGCGCCAGCCTGATGAAGGGCTATGTCGCGTTGATGAAAACCCTACGCGAGAAACTTGACGTTGCTGGGGCCGCCGATGGCAAATATTACATGCTCACGATTGCTGCGCCCTCATCAGGCTACCTGCTACGTGGCATGGAAACCCATCAAGTCAACCAATATCTCGATTATGTCAATGTTATGTCATATGACTTGCATGGTGCTTGGAATGAGTATGTTGGGCCAAATGCCTCGTTGTATGATGATGGTAAAGATGCTGAATTAGCGGCGGCTGGGGTTTACACCACCTCACAATATGGCGGCATCGGCTATCTCAACACCGACTGGTCGTATCACTACTTCCGTGGCAGCATGCCCGCTGGCCGAATCAACATCGGCGTGCCTTACTACACCCGTGGCTTTAAAAATGTCAACGGTGGCACGAATGGTTTATGGGGCACAGCCGTTGGCTCGAATTGTCCAATTGGCTTGACCAAGTGTGGCGATGGGGCACGGGGCATCGACAATATTTGGCACGATACTGAAAACGGCCAAGAAGTTGGGGCTGGCGCAAACCCAATGTGGCACGCCAAAAACCTCGAACAAGGGCTTGCTGGTAGCTATATTAGCCAATTTGGCCTGAACCCAGCCACCGATCCTGAAGATCGCTTGACTGGCACGTATGTCCGTAATTACAGCAGCTCATTGGTCGCTCCATGGCTTTGGAATAGCCAAAAACGCGTGTTTCTCTCAACTGAAGATGAACAATCGTTGGGTGTCAAAGCTGATTATGTGGTCAACAAAGGTTTAGGCGGGATCATGTTCTGGGAGCTTTCGGGCGACTACGACTGGCACGCCGATCGCAACAATGGCCAAGGCGAATATTTCATGGGCGACACCATGACCAGCTTGCTTTACGACAAGTTCCGAAACGCCCCAGCCTATGGAGCCAACAAATCAAACCGCACGCTGCCAAGCAACTTGTTGGATATCAAGGTCGATTTCACCAACTGGCCAATTGGCGATAATAACTATCCAATTAGCCCCAAAATGGTGATTACCAACAACTCAAATGTGACCATCCCAGGCGGGGCAACCTTTGAATTCGATTATGGCACATCAGCCCCTAACAATGCTAAGGATCAATCAGGCTTTGGCTTTACGGTCACCAGCAGCGGCCACACTGGCAATAACGTCGGTGGCTTGCGTGGCGATTTCAACCATATCCAATTCAAATTCCCGGGCTGGCAAAGCTTAGCTCCTGGCGCAAGCGTAACGATTGATTTCGTCTACTACCTGCCAATGAGCACGCCATCCAACTGGACGGTCAACTTTGGCGGCACGACCTATGGCTTGGTCAGCGATTACCCACGCGGCAATAATGTGGTTGCTCCAACCCCAACTGTTGGCAACCCAACCAACACCGCAGTTCCGCCAACCAGCACGCCACGCCCGACCAATACGCCAGTTGGCCCAACCGCGACTCCAACCCGCACACCGATCGCGACTGCCACCAACACACCTGCGCCAAGTGCCACCCCAACCCAACCAGGCACGTGTACTGCGCCAGCGTGGGAAAGCAACAAAGTCTATCTGCGTGGCGATCTTGTTTCATACAACAACCATCACTGGTTTGCCCAATGGTGGACCCAAAATGAAACGCCAGGCAATGCCCAAGTTTGGCTTGATCAAGGCCTTTGTGGCGGTGGCAACCCAACCAACACCCCAGTGGTTCCACCAACCAGCACACCACGTCCAACCAACACGCCAGTGGTTCCGCCAACCAATACGCCAGTTCTGCCAAGTGCAACTCCAACCAATACGACTGGAGTGCAACCATGGGCAGCCTATGTTAGCTATGCTGCTGGCGCGAAAGTCAGCTACAACGGCCTAACCTATACCTGTCTGCAACCACATACATCATTGCCGGGCTGGGAGCCAAGCAATGTTCCAGCGCTCTGGCGAGCCAACTAA
- the dusB gene encoding tRNA dihydrouridine synthase DusB — MQLMPDTLTQALPESFQLGSMRIFPNMVLAPMAGVTDSVFRRLVLSLGGCGLVVSEMTNAASVSPKAMKRHRLLDYLPEERPISIQLSGNDPDLVATAARFVEELGPDVIDINCGCPSPKVTGGGHGSALLKDLPKMHQMLKAVYAAINIPFTLKFRAGWDEQSLNYIDTAKIAEDAGCAAITLHPRTKVQGYSGDADWSRVAEVVQAVSIPVIGSGDVRTPAEALARLEQTGVAAVMIGRAAMANPWIFRQIAQLRAGETMFMPTPSDKRDLLVRYVDMCAETMVERQALGKLKQLIGQFSIGLYASNQLRRDVQRANEIEAAKTIIANFFEPFISGAVEAVEVPDEIAVIKEGCENGANN, encoded by the coding sequence ATGCAGCTTATGCCTGATACTTTGACCCAAGCATTGCCCGAATCATTTCAACTTGGCTCAATGCGCATTTTCCCAAACATGGTGCTCGCCCCGATGGCTGGCGTAACCGATTCAGTTTTTCGGCGGTTGGTGTTGTCGTTGGGCGGCTGTGGCTTGGTTGTTTCCGAGATGACCAACGCTGCCAGCGTTTCGCCCAAAGCCATGAAACGCCATCGCTTACTGGATTATTTGCCCGAAGAACGGCCAATTTCGATTCAGCTTTCAGGTAACGACCCTGATTTGGTGGCAACGGCGGCCCGCTTTGTCGAAGAGCTTGGCCCCGATGTGATTGACATAAACTGTGGTTGCCCTTCGCCCAAAGTCACTGGTGGCGGCCATGGCTCGGCCTTGCTTAAAGATTTGCCTAAAATGCATCAAATGCTCAAAGCGGTGTATGCAGCGATCAACATTCCGTTTACGCTCAAATTTCGAGCTGGCTGGGATGAGCAATCGCTGAATTATATTGATACAGCCAAAATTGCCGAAGATGCTGGTTGTGCCGCAATTACCTTGCATCCACGCACCAAAGTGCAGGGCTACAGCGGCGATGCCGATTGGTCACGGGTTGCCGAAGTTGTGCAGGCCGTTTCGATTCCGGTGATTGGTTCAGGCGATGTCCGCACTCCAGCCGAGGCTTTGGCGCGGTTGGAGCAAACGGGAGTTGCTGCGGTGATGATTGGTCGGGCGGCAATGGCTAATCCATGGATTTTTCGCCAAATTGCTCAATTGCGGGCAGGCGAGACCATGTTTATGCCAACGCCAAGCGATAAACGTGATTTGCTGGTGCGCTACGTTGATATGTGTGCCGAAACTATGGTTGAGCGCCAAGCGCTTGGCAAACTTAAACAATTGATTGGTCAATTTAGCATTGGCTTATATGCTAGCAACCAATTGCGCCGCGATGTGCAACGTGCCAACGAAATTGAAGCCGCTAAAACAATTATTGCCAACTTCTTTGAGCCATTTATCAGCGGCGCAGTCGAGGCGGTCGAAGTGCCCGACGAAATCGCTGTGATCAAAGAAGGCTGTGAAAATGGTGCCAATAATTAG
- a CDS encoding 2Fe-2S iron-sulfur cluster-binding protein has protein sequence MKQIRISINGTEYHVAEHSNLAAVLMDKAIANRRSVTGEPRMAVCGMGSCGECRVTINQQAHQLACLQQCYEGMEVDCEP, from the coding sequence ATGAAGCAGATTCGCATTTCAATCAATGGTACAGAGTATCACGTAGCTGAGCACAGCAATCTAGCAGCGGTGCTTATGGATAAGGCTATTGCCAATCGGCGCTCGGTCACAGGCGAGCCTCGCATGGCGGTTTGTGGTATGGGCAGTTGTGGCGAGTGCCGCGTGACAATCAACCAGCAAGCGCATCAATTGGCATGTTTGCAGCAATGTTACGAGGGCATGGAGGTGGATTGTGAGCCTTAA